A single region of the Nicotiana sylvestris chromosome 6, ASM39365v2, whole genome shotgun sequence genome encodes:
- the LOC138871820 gene encoding uncharacterized protein, giving the protein MVRPIESELPNPPPKNLDYSISCEYYSGTPGHDMEKCWHLKNAIQELININRIKVQTPEAPNINQNPVPTHQETNMIEIVHKGGELKKPSHIVIMIRSSKVKPVKKPVIEGSVNKLSGANSEPSAVVKKGSPSDVAAKQEKSKVVVSGVANKPIIIVEGALTYKGKEVKEEVNETHGLTRLGRCFVSEELKKAKTSRDNPVLVKKAVTEEEVEEFLRKMKVQDYSIMEQLRKMPAQISLLSLLIHSDEHHRVTFSDDEFPMEGTEHNKALYHTVKYEDSVVTRVLVDNGSSVNICPLSTLNKLKVDDERIHKSSIYVRGFDGGGKDSIGDIVLELIIGPVEFTMEFQLLDVDVSYNLLLGRPWIHAAKAILSTLHQMVKFEWDRQ; this is encoded by the exons ATggtgaggccaattgagtcggaattgccaaaccctcctccaaagaatcttgattactctataagctgtgaatattattctggtactccggggcatgatatggagaagtgctggcacttgaaaaatgctATCCAGGAGCTTATTAACATAAATCGGATTAAAGTCCAAAccccagaggcacccaacatcaaccagaacccggtgccaacccatcaggaaacaaacatgatcgagatagtacataagggaggggagctcAAGAAGCCTTCGCATATCGTAATAATGATTCGGTCCAGTAAGGTCAAGCCAGTCAAAAAACCCGTGattgaaggatcagtgaacaagttgagtGGGGCAAACAGTGAGCCATCTGCGGTAGTCAAGAAAggatccccaagtgatgttgcagcaaaacaagaaaagtcaaaagtggttgtgtcaggagtggcaaacaagcctatcataattgtagagggtgccc tgacctacaagggaaaggaagtgaaagaagaagtcaatgagacCCATGGATTAACTCGTTTGGGGAGATGCTTTGTTTCAGAAGAGTTAAagaaagctaaaacatccagagataacCCAGTTTTAGTGAAGAAAGCAGTGACTGAAGAAGAGGTGGAGGagtttctgagaaaaatgaaggtacaagattattccatcatggagcagttgagaaaaatgcctgctcagatttcactattgtcattattaaTCCACTCAGACGAGCATCATCG ggtcaccttctctgatgatgagtttcctatggaaggtactgaacacaacaaagctctctatcaTACGGTAAAAtatgaagattctgtggttaccagggtattggttgacaatggttctagcgtaaatatctgccctctctctactctgaataagttgaaagtggatgatgagaggattcacaagagcAGTATCTACgttcgaggatttgacggtggagggaaagattctattggtgatatagtgcttgagttgaTAATAGGGccggtggaattcaccatggagttccagctGCTGGACGTAGACGTCTCTTATAATTTGCTattgggtcgaccttggattcatgccgccaaagcaaTCCTGTCCactctgcaccagatggtcaaattcgaatgggatagacaataG
- the LOC104246906 gene encoding large ribosomal subunit protein eL14y-like translates to MPFKRFVEIGRVALVNYGEDYGNLVVIVDVIDQNRALVDAPGMVRSQINFKRLSLTDIKIDIKRIPKKKTLVAAMEAADVKSKWESSSWGRKLIVQKRRASLNDFDRFKLMLAKIKKAGVVRQELAKLKKEAA, encoded by the exons ATG CCGTTCAAGAGGTTCGTGGAAATCGGAAGAGTCGCCCTTGTCAACTACGGGGAGGACTATGGGAATCTCGTTGTTATCGTCGATGTCATTGACCAAAATAGG GCGCTTGTTGATGCTCCTGGCATGGTGAGGAGCCAGATTAACTTTAAGAGGCTTTCACTCACAGATATCAAAATTGACATCAAAAGGATTCCAAAGAAGAAGACCCTCGTTGCTGCTATGGAGGCTGCTG ACGTGAAGAGCAAATGGGAGAGCAGTTCCTGGGGAAGAAAGTTGATAGTTCAGAAGAGGAGGGCATCGCTTAATGATTTTGACAGGTTCAAGCTCATGCTGGCAAAGATAAAG AAGGCTGGAGTTGTAAGGCAGGAGCTTGCTAAGCTTAAGAAGGAGGCTGCTTAG